The Immundisolibacter sp. genome segment GGAATCAACAGGTTACCGTTCATCCTGAGCTTGTCGAAGGATTTGTTCAGAGCATCCTCAACGTAACGCCGTTTCGGTCGCCGCCAACTATCCGCAGGGCGCAGGTCACAAACAACCCCCTATCACCCCTGAAATCTGGTGATCTGGGCCTCGATAGAATCGATTTTCTGCCGGCGCGCATCGGGAAACAAACTTATACGCCAGCGGCGGGCGCCGACGTCGAAAACTGCAAGGCACTCAAACGTGCGTACAACTCATTGCTTTGTACCAACTGAGCATGAGTCCCGGTGCCGATAATCCGCCCCTGGTCCATCACGATGATTCGGTCCGCGTTGATCACTGTGGCCAGCCGGTGGGCGATCACTATCACGGTCCGATGCTGACTCAGCTCTTCCAGGGCAAGCTGAACCGCCCGCTCGCTTTCCGCATCCAAGGCGCTGGTGGCCTCGTCGAGCAACATGATCGGTGGATCCCGCAAAATTGCCCGGGCTATGGCTATGCGCTGCTTTTGCCCCCCGGACAAGCGCACACCGCGCTCGCCGACCTCGGTGTCGAAACCCCGCGGAAGACTACGAACAAACCTCCCGATATGCGCCGCGTCGGCAGCTTTCTCGATCGCTTCGGGAGACGCATCCAGGCGCCCGTACCTGATGTTGTCGGCAATGGTCCCGGAGAACATGACGGCGTCCTGCGGCACGATGCCAAACCTGCGCCTTACTTCGCCCAGATCCGCCTGGGCGATATCGACTCCGTCCAGCAGTACGCGCCCCCGATGCGGCTCAAAGAACCCCAGAAGCAGGCCAAAGATCGTGCTTTTCCCCGCCCCACTCGGCCCAACCAGCGCCACCTGCTCGCCGCGTCCCACCCTGAAAGACACGTCGTCCAGGGCCGCGGCAGTGGGCTCGGACGCCGGATAATGAAAGGTGACCTCTGCGAACTCCACCTCACCGAGCCCCGGAACCGGCAGGGGGACGGGAGACTCCGGCATCGTGCGGGTTGGGCGCGCCGTCCGTAATTCAAATATCCGATCCGCGGCGCCCGCACCCTGGGATATCTGGCCAAGCACCTCCGCCGCCGAGCTAACCGCCGACGCCACAATAACTGCATAGAACACAAACGACGACAGCTCACCAGCGGTAATCGTGCCCTGTGCC includes the following:
- a CDS encoding ABC transporter ATP-binding protein; the protein is VVFFTGRLRARSRTAQGWMGDVGAYLQETFLNIRMVQAYGNEALHRDRMRSRVAETFLALKRSMRSRALMIGSLLLAVYSSLGIIIWLGGRGLAQGTITAGELSSFVFYAVIVASAVSSAAEVLGQISQGAGAADRIFELRTARPTRTMPESPVPLPVPGLGEVEFAEVTFHYPASEPTAAALDDVSFRVGRGEQVALVGPSGAGKSTIFGLLLGFFEPHRGRVLLDGVDIAQADLGEVRRRFGIVPQDAVMFSGTIADNIRYGRLDASPEAIEKAADAAHIGRFVRSLPRGFDTEVGERGVRLSGGQKQRIAIARAILRDPPIMLLDEATSALDAESERAVQLALEELSQHRTVIVIAHRLATVINADRIIVMDQGRIIGTGTHAQLVQSNELYARLSALQFSTSAPAAGV